The Anomaloglossus baeobatrachus isolate aAnoBae1 chromosome 5, aAnoBae1.hap1, whole genome shotgun sequence genome includes the window GCTGGGAGTTCAGCCACTTCAGGATGCAATGCATGTGGAAGCAGTGAGAACAGTGGCCCCAGACCAAGGGGCAGTCGTCACCGGGCACCTTACCTGCGGGCACAAAGCACACCATCAGGACAGGCATGGATGAAGAGAAGAACCTGGAGGTGTGAGGCCAGAATGCGCTGACTGGATGTGCTACAGCAGCGTCCCCCAAAGCCAGTCCTCAGGGGCCGCATCAGTGCAGGAGCGCAGGGATTCCCCAGTACTGCTCAGGTGAGGATTCCAACAACCCTGCAAGGCTAAAGAAACCCTGGAAACACAGCTATTGGTGGtctctgaggactggagttgggggacaCTGTTCTAtagtgttctctgttatcagccatgtcAGGTCCAGGGGTAGTTTTCTGCAGAGTTTAGGCTTCGGTGCTTACAAAGCAATGATCTGCAGGTCAAAGCAAAAGCCTGAAGGGTGATGTGCACAGAGCCTGGCCGCACACTAGGCATCGGGCACAGGGCAGCACTGCCACCACGCCACAAGCACAGGGCCCCGCCGCCGCCACACCACAAGCACAGGGCCCCGCCGCCGCCACACCACAAGCACAGGGCAGCACTGCCACCACACCACAAGCACAGGGCCCCGCCGCCGCCACACCACAAGCACAGGGCAGCACTGCCACCACACCACAAGCACAGGGCCCCGCCGCCGCCACGCCACAAGCACAGGGCCCCGCCGCCGCCACGCCACAAGCACAGGGCCCCGCCGCCGCCACGCCACAAGCACAGGGCAGCGCCGCCGCCACGCCACAAGCACAGGGCCCCGCCGCCGCCACACCACAAGCACAGGGCCCCGCCGCCGCCACACCACAAGCACAGGGCCCCGCCGCCGCCACACCACAAGCACAGGGCAGCGCCGCCGCCGCCACACCACAAGCACAGGGCCCCGCCGCCGCCACACCACAAGCACAGGGCAGCGCCGCCGCCAcaccacaagcacagggcacaGCCGCCACCAcaccacaagcacagggcacaGCCGCCACCACACCACAAGCACAGGGCCCCGCCGCCGCCACACCACAAGCACAGGGCCCCGCCGCCGCCACACCACAAGCACAGGGCAGCTCCGCCGCCACACCACAAGCACAGGGCAGCGCCACCGCCACCACGCAGGGGGCACAGGACACCACACTAggcagggggcacagacaccacactaggcagggggcacagacaccacactaggcacggggcacagacaccacactaggcagggggcacagacaccacactaggcacggggcacagacaccacactaggcacggggcacagacaccacactaggcacggggcacagacaccacactaggcacggggcacagacaccacactaggcacggggcacagacaccacactaggcacggggcacagacaccacactaggcacggggcacagacaccacactaggcacggggcacagacaccacactacgcagggggcacagacaccacactacgcagggggcacagacaccacactacgcagggggcacagacaccacactacgcagggggcacagacaccacactacgcagggggcacagacaccacactacgcagggggcacagacaccacactacgCAGGGGGCacagggcacagacaccacactatGCAGGGGGCacagggcacagacaccacactatGCAGGGGGCACAGGGCCCTCTCGTGCCCATCTCTGAACTGGCGCATACTAGTATACCAGGAATGGCAGGGGGCTGATACTTACAGTCTGGGCAGCAGCCATTAAAAGCCATACGGCAGATTCCGCAGTTCTCGTCATTTGCCACCCACATCCAGGAGGCGACGCCATTCCAGGACTTAATATGAACCTTCATCCCGCCGCTCGTCTGCACGGTCACATACGTCAGGCGGTTACTCTCTGCGTCCAGCAGCCGTGACTGATCAGCTATTCATGCCTGCCGCACTAACGAACAGCCTCGTTATCGATTAGTGATGCCTACAAGGGGCGTGACACGATGCACGGGCGGACATGATGGATGAGGGCAAACAGTTATTACCAGGAACTTCGTGAACGTGAAACACAAAAAAAATGCACTGGATACAAGGTACCAGATTTACAAGTTGTGTGGTGTTATGTCGCCCCCAACTGGCCACACGGCTTAGTGTTACAGTAGCTAACACTATACGGAAAGCTTATGGATAGCTAATAGGCGACCTGTGCACAGCCGGCCCCATCCCCATCCTGTACCCACACAATGCACGCTCTCTCACCAAGGAGCCCCCAGAAAAAGGACCAAACACTGCCAGTCATTGATCCCTCCATAACACTGCCAGTCATTGATCCCTCCATAACACTGCCAGTCACTGATCCTCCATAACATTGCCAGTCACTGATTCCTCCATAACACTGCCAGTCACTGATTCCTCCATAACACTGCCAGTCACTGATCCTCCATAACATTGCCAGTCACTGATTCCTCCATAACACTGCCAGTCATTGATCCCTCCATAACACTGCCAGTCATTGATCCCTCCATAACACTGCCAGTCACTGATCCTCCATAACACTGCCAGTCACTGATCCCTCCATAACACTGCCAGTCACTGATCCCTCCATAACACTGCCAGTCACTGATCCCTCCATAACACTGCCAGTCACTGATCCCTCCATAACACTGCCAGTCACTGATCCCTCCATAACACTGCCAGTCACTGATCCCTCCATAACACTGCCAGTCACTGATCCCTCCATAACACTGCCAGTCACTGATCCCTCCATAACACTGCCAGTCACTGATCCCTCCATAACACTGCCAGTCACTGATCCCTCCATAACACTGCCAGTCACTGATCCCTCCATAACACTGCCAATCACTGATCCTCCATAACACTGCCAGTCACTGATCCCTCCATAACACTGCCAGTCACTGATCCCTCCATAACACTGCCAGTCACTGATCCCTCCATAACACTGCCAGTCACTGATCCCTCCATAACACCGGCAGTCACTGATCCCTCCATAACACCATCAGTCACTGATCCCTCCATAACACTGCCAGTCACTGATCCCTCCATAACACTGCCAGTCACTGATCCCTCCATAACACTGCCAGTCACTGATCCCTCCATAACACTGCCAGTCACTGATCCCTCCATAACACTGCCAGTCACTGATCCCTCCATAACACTGCCAGTCACTGATCCCTCCATAACACTGCCAGTCACTGATCCCTCCATAACACTGCCAGTCACTGATCCCTCCATAACACTGCCAGTCACTGATCCCTCCATAACACCATCAGTTACTGATCCCTCCATAACACCATCAGTCACTGATCCCTCCATAACACTGCCAGTCACTGATCCCTCCATAACACTGCCAGTCACTGATCCCTCCATAACACCATCAGTCACTGATCCCTCCATAACACTGCCAGTCACTGATCCCTCCATAACACTGCCAGTCACTGATCCCTCCATAACACTGCCAGTCACTGATCCCTCCATAACACTGCCAGTCACTGATCCCTCCATAACACTGCCAGTCACTGATCCCTCCATAACACTGCCAGTCACTGATCCCTCCATAACACTGCCAGTCACTGATCCCTCCATAACACTGCCAGTCACTGATCCCTCCATAACACTGCCAGTCACTAATCCCTCCATAACACCATCAGTCACtgatctgtgtcgcccagggaatggggtactcggccccgggcagtatatcactggggaatgtcactttggtggccgttgcccagtctcgTGCCCggtgtgctttttaatggggagtatttacaggggagattaaagtcatttgtgtgacaccACCTGTAGGTTGCGGTTCATATGGGGAAACTGctgctgctgagttgattatctctagggctggtggtaacagctgtggtggtaggccctccataGGTAGGGCTGAGCCGcccgggagatgtatgatggagtaataagggagaccacaccgtgggttgtaattaagggtatgtgcgcacgttgctttttacctgcttttttgctgctttttcttctgcgctgtttaatgccaaaatggatgtgttcttctattcaagcaaagtctatgggaatttgggtttcttgttcacactatgttgttcaaaatgctgcctttttgtggcagaactttggtcaaaaactcagctttgcagtgcaaaacccaaatggcaaaaacaattgacatgttgcttctttgaaaagctgagtttttgaccaaagttctgccacaaaaaggcaacattttgaacaacatagtgtgaacaagaaacccaaattcccatagactttgcttgaatagaagaacacatccattttggcattaaacagcgcagaagaaaaagcagcaaaaaagcaggtaaaaagcaacgtgcgcacataccctaacagtctctactcactcttgaccctcggatggctggttcaggtccctgtatttgcagtgccagttgatgactcggttgctctgtccccggcactctgcacggttgggtccccgtagcgtggagcgtttggggcccgactgtccctttgcggtggcaggctccttgtccgtacggcgggcagtgtagaccctgtagggctggtctgtctcCCGAAACAACTCTCTTTACTGCTGGTGTGGGTCAGTGagatccgtgaaggtcccctcactgtgcaggtatttgtcagaccGTATGAAACTGGTGTCTgacttagggccctgtgccccgtcggtgctctggtcccagcggtactcgggtgtacctgccctggcaacctctctcctgtgcccccgagtcaccgttacacgacccagctctcaggcacctctcctCTCTTTCACTTCTTTTTACTGCCTGCTGTCCCcttccaccaggttgtctagtacctctggtctggctccacccTGTAGGTGGCCATCCCATTGTGTGACTAGCCAATTAgctctggtgtggagtggaaactgggattttggtgtgtgtgggtgttgctggcactggtgttccaggtcccaaggggtaggccctgcatcatggtgaggatacagtacctagtagtgccctgagtggctcaggggcgctacagatcatccataacactgccagtcactgatcctccataatactgtcagtcactgatcccctataacactgccagtcactgatccctccataacactgccagtcactgatcctccataatactgtcagtcactgatcccctataacactgccagtcactgatccctccataacactgccagtcactgattcctccataacactgccagtcactgatcctccataatactgtcagtcactgatcCCCtataaccatacctcccaaccgtcccggatacagcgggacagtccctcttctgagcctttgatcccgggtcccgcccgtgaggctgtttgtcacggctccacccacccactgtagccccgcctcgctgtttctcccttctactattcattacagagccgagcgcgcacctactcctgtgactgctgctgaggtatgaatcaccccctgcagcagagcgaccccccccctgcagcagagcccccccccctgcaccagagccgaccccccccagtcccggagcctgcgtgtgtctgcagctgttctctgactccccggcttctcactgctgcagacacgcggggagtcaggaagctgaggagaccgtgcaatcagcacttatctcctgcagatagcagtgacaataacctatgcagagtgacatctgcaggcttctattaccgatcagtggtctcctgcctgtggagctgctgggtcctagcttcccaacagcttcagctctgctttatcctggctcctctaccagttaaagggaaactgtcagcagaaatttcacaataaaagtaaaagcttcccctctgcagctcctgggctgcattctggaaaggttcctgttgttattgtgccccctttgagacctacaaaaatactttatgaagtcttacctttttgtatgcaaatgtgtttttatggtcacgggggcgggctgtctggcgtccgttattccccctcctgccgctttacgcagtcccccattgctcatttacatacacaaggacgccttcctcatgtaactgtcctcccgaagttttgcgcatgtgaacgctttttcaggtgattgcgcaggcacgagattatgggcggcgctgtgattgtcatcagcagcgttaaccaagtacccgcccataatctcgtgcccgcacttttccctctgactccaccgttatgcgcaagtgctggccatatgaaccatgttacctattactgcttgcacgagattatgggcgggtacttggatgacgctgctgatgacaatcacagcgccgcccataatctcgcgcccatggtaataggtaacgtggttcatatggccagtgcttgcgcataacggtggaggcagagtgagaagcgcgggcacgagattatgggcgggtacttggatgacgctgctgatgacaatcacagcgccgcccataatctcgtgcctgcgcaatcacctcaaaagcgttcacactttgcacagtgctcagtcccgcgagagtggcactgggcatgcacaaaacttcaggaggacagttacatgaggaaggcgtcctcatgtatggaaatgagcaatgggggacggcgtacaacggcaggagggggaataacggacgccaggcagcccgcccccgtgaccataaaaacagatttgcatacaaaaaggtaagacttcataaagtattattttaggtctcaaagggggcacaatagcaacaggaacctttccagaattcatcccaggagctgcagaggggaatctattattttttttgctaaatttctggtgacaggttccctttaaagggaacctatcaggtgcaatctgcactcagagccaggagcagttctgggtgtatattgctaatccctccctaactgtccctgtatacaccagcatagataaaggcatctatagaaaaagtatttttaaagagcttatatcttatgctaattagcgcggggactagtcccaagggcgttacttcacttggctagtcggctcatatagcgtgttagtactcacacaggggcgtaataacatgctaacatgctatgcgagccgactagccaagtgaagtaacgcccttgtgactagtccccgcgctcattagcataagatataagatctttaaaaatatttgttcttgatctctttatctatgctagtgtatacagggacggttaggcagggattagcaatatgtgcccagaactgctcctggctctgagtgcatattgcacctgacaggttcactttaaagggaacctgtcaccagatttggggcctataagctgcggccaccaccagcgggatcttatgtacacattctaacatgctgcatacctcccaaccgtcccggatacagcgggactttcacgctttacgttgtttgtcccgttgccacgggcgggacggccggctcccgggctccgcccacccactctctctccgcctccctgcttttccctcctaccatcctagtagacgtggcatagagaggagcgctgcctgtgctgctgctggtacagtaaactaatctccccagcgctgatttccctccctcccccctcaccccctgccgcctgtctgtgcgggcgcccccctgccgcctgtctgtgcgggcgcccccctgccgcctgtctgtgcgggcgcccccctgccgcctgtctgtgcgggcgcccccctgccgcctgtctgtgcgggcgcccccctgccgcctgtctgtgcgggcgcccccctgccgcctgtctgtgcgggcggcccgccgcctcattgtgcgggcggccggccgcctctctctgcgggcggctggccgcctctctgtgcgggcggcccgccgcctgtctgtgaaggcggccggccgcctgtctgtgaaggcgaccggccgcctcactgtggctgcctgcgtgtccgtgctggaggcccgccggctgcctgcgtgtccgtgctggaggcccgctggctgcctgcgtgtccgtgctggaggcccgccggctgcctgcgtgtttgtgctgaatgggtgtggatggggagtggatatgggcgtgactgtgaaatgggtgtggttagggggcgtggcctaaaaatttgccagtcACTGATCCTCCATAACACTACAGTCACTGATCCCTCCGTAACACTGCCAGTCATTGATCCCTCCATAACACTGCCAGTcactgtgtagcacccctgagccactcagggcactacagggaactgcatcctcctagggatgcaggacctaccccctcagTCCTGTCACGCCAGTGCCAGCAACCGCAACACACACCTAAATCCCAGTTCTCCTcttcacactgggcatagagggttaaccacgtaaggggatggtcgccatgggaacaagtTCCTGGCTACAGCCAGCCTGCTGGGAGGGGTCTGCCAGTCAGTAGTGAGTAGTGATGggtagtccggctctttttggtgatccttttcccatggctccgctcaccaaaaagagctgtaactttcggatcgttctcggctccttattaaatatgtattCACCCCAAGTGAAcatatatttaagattatagtgactccgctgaaaccacgcccacctCCGGCTAAATCCcgcctgtcacgaaccaccgggggggtcactcagaaatcccccgcgctggctaccagtacgtcacaatcggggggtaacaagtgggggtcacccctcctttatacctcccgaccgacagacagagcacgtgacgcgctctctagcgcccctcttatagtcaggccaattatggaattgcccgacaataagcaaggaggccgctatactacttatgccgattattgaagggtccccggtgagagtagggtatatattcccccgacctccgcgggcggaatatataaaacctccccggatctcactggcctccccacaataatccttggcacaactcgctgccaccaaccgcttcacggtaactattagccgaacacacagacgtgggattcaagatcgagataacagaacagcccaagattaattatataatttaatcagcctaaagcacactagaaactacaatatatacaataggagatctacagaatatacatatgtcagagtacagttacaatcaaagcatgggttacaaacaggcatacacagttccagcagttaccttgtgcgtctggccacaggggggcgctgtagaccaggtttctaggatccttcccacagatgtttcctacacgtgacccccagcgaaagaacactggaaaatggccgaagtagggttatcaacctgggcaaatccaggtcccctcctaccttagtgacctcagagggagcactgctccacccctggctggagttatggacaatatccacaacaggggatatggccataacttggcctgggagcgtcgtaggcagacgccaacgctctcattgtgacagttatgaatttagctacagaacgagaggactcatgacttgtctactagttccccattggctgatatcacgcctggggtacttcccaagctcccgctcccataaaaaaggtgtgccagcatcgtccgcatgcgaaaacaccatttttatggttgccacatttatcggaaatatggcttgcgagatatgaaccatattttactggagtcattctgtctggatacttccaagcttgctaattagatagcagcccctaccacagggtcacggcagggagtcatcctgtgtccattgttcccacatcatctaatctccatatcacaggagatggccatggaggtgtaagtggaacacagaccagttcctttgacacctatctgctaaacaaaccgtttatccctgtggtaaattttctgattgaaggagttgtgtgaaggaaagggggggtgacaccaggagagggcttcctgacataacttgaatatcatgatttatcgtcatatctccggatttacctcacacctccccccttttgagggcgctagggggcagcacactccagtgttcccccgtgcgcccgtccgcgacctctccttgtcgggacagcccgcctgcgttaccgtggtcacggccccttttgtgtcgaatggtgaagttgtattgctggagcgccaggctccatcgcaacaacctgccattcgtcccggagacagtgtgtaacctgctgaggggattgtggtccgtctccacgatgaagtggcgcccgtatagatagggttgcagacgctgcagggcccacactatggccaggcactccttttccatcgtggaataggccacttcccttggtaacagcttcctgctcaggtacaagactgggtgctcttggctcgcagagtccacctggctgagcaccgcaccgaggccgaagtcactggcgtcggtctgtactacaaacggccgcgtgaagtcggctgcctgtagcacgggcgggctggacagggcgtcctttagggcccggaaggctgtctcgcagtccattgtccaatcgactgcagagggcagcttcttcttggtgaggtccgtcaagggctttgccaggctactatagcatggaacaaacctcctatagtacccagcggtccccaagaaggacatcacctgcttcttggtcctgggggtgggccaggatgcgatggcttccactttctcaggctcgggcttcagtgttctcccgcctacccggtgaccgaggtactggacctcgctcatggccagctgacactttcccggcttgatggtcaaacctgcctggtggatccgcctgagcacctgtgctagatgctctaggtgatcttcccaggtgggactgaagacggcaatgtcatccaggtacgcggccgcgtacccttcaagtcccttgagcagggtgttgaccatccgctggaaagtggcaggggcattcctcatcccgaatggcatcaccgtggactcgtacagtccaaatggggtaataaaggcagagcgttccctggccttgcgagtcagggggatctgccaatatccccggctcagatccatgatggtcaggtactgagccccggccaactgatcgagcaggtcatcgatgcgtggcattgggtacgcatcggcgactgtgacagcattgagccccctgtagtccacgcagaaccgagtggttcggtccttcttagggacgagaactacaggcgaggcccaagcgctgttggatgcctggatcacccccagcttcagcatctcgtcaatctcctggcgcatgtgttgctgcacctccagggaaacccgatatgctgaacgccggatcgggggatgatccccagtgtccacgtgatggacagccaagtcagtccttccgggctggttggtaaacaacccccggaaggggtgtagggtggcccacagctgggaccgttggtcctccaagagctggtggccaacctccacatcctcaatggatccgcctgccctaacctgggctagcatatccaagagggtttccgcttctccctcctcgggcaggttgcacacggggagcgcacatgcctcccgctcatgatgtgccttcatcatgttcacatggaagggcttccgccttccacgggcagggtccagggtgaccaggtacgtcacagggttgagctgctggtacacgaggtatgggccttcccaggctgcctgaagcttgtcctgtggtacggggaccagtacccacaccttttgacccacttggtaggtcctctcacaagcgttctggtcgtaccaacgcttctgatcggcctgggcttgagccatattgtcgtgtaccagttgcgtcaaggcctgcattttgtcccggaagcgcatgacatactcgataaccgacactccaggggtggccaaatccccttcccaagcctctttcaccagagccagggggccccgcacacgtcgcccgtacaggagctcaaacggtgagaatctcgttgaggcctgtggaacctcccggtaagcaaataacaggtgtgggagataccgctcccagtcacgcccgtgggagtcgaccaacatcttaagcatctgctttagggtgccattgaaccgctcgcacaggccattagtctgtggatggtacgggctggccaccagatgtcgcacctggacttgcttacagagggcctccatcagctgggacatgaattgggtcccccggtcagtgagcatttcctggggaaaacccactcgggagaaaatctccagcaaggcggtggccaccttgtcagcccgaatggacgacaaggccactgcttctgggtaccgggtggcatagtccactaccgttagtatgaagcgtttcccggagctgctggggatggccagcgggccgaccagatccacagccaccctcc containing:
- the LOC142309970 gene encoding anaphase-promoting complex subunit 11 is translated as MKVHIKSWNGVASWMWVANDENCGICRMAFNGCCPDCKVPGDDCPLVWGHCSHCFHMHCILKWLNSQQVQQHCPMCRQEWKFKE